Proteins from one Pseudarthrobacter sp. BIM B-2242 genomic window:
- a CDS encoding serine hydrolase, whose amino-acid sequence MQAVVRGFIASRLIAVAAAAGLVASLGSCTNATAPSGQESAAVHSTPGATARPAPAFVAVLKKYSEDLRAGGATAVVIQMKSRVGEWSSAEGVRSLEGNEPVRLTDQTHIGDITMTMVAVSVMKLVEEGRIKLDDPIQKYLPDFETIIKPPGPVSIRNLLSHRSGMPHYWDYPADLGNRRFTHEERLGFAAALRWRPRQFPAYRYSNTNYSALALLVEKLRGKDIGTVIATDNVKPLGLKDTLMSGGTPGPQRMIHGYTKEKGELSEGTLAPFHAGSPDTGMISTVPELNTYFAALQKGTLLTRQSVEEVHHPKYEEFGLGVVRRYDECSNNAYFGHIGVVRGYAALALISADGSRQVAMTVARAPSEELIGFDDPQSIEMSEAAVEALNLAC is encoded by the coding sequence ATGCAGGCTGTTGTTCGTGGTTTCATCGCCTCCCGCCTTATTGCCGTGGCGGCTGCAGCCGGGCTGGTGGCCTCGCTCGGAAGCTGCACCAACGCGACCGCACCGTCCGGCCAGGAGTCGGCCGCTGTCCATTCCACCCCTGGCGCTACAGCCCGGCCGGCGCCTGCCTTTGTGGCGGTGCTGAAAAAGTACAGCGAGGACCTGCGCGCGGGGGGAGCCACCGCCGTCGTCATTCAGATGAAATCCAGGGTGGGGGAGTGGTCCTCGGCCGAGGGTGTCCGCAGCCTTGAGGGCAATGAGCCTGTTCGGCTGACAGACCAGACCCATATCGGCGATATCACCATGACCATGGTGGCGGTTTCGGTCATGAAGCTCGTGGAGGAAGGCAGGATCAAACTGGACGACCCCATCCAGAAATACCTGCCGGACTTCGAGACCATCATCAAGCCGCCCGGGCCGGTCAGCATCCGAAACCTTCTCAGCCACCGGTCCGGAATGCCGCACTACTGGGATTACCCGGCGGACCTCGGCAACCGGCGGTTCACGCATGAGGAGCGTTTGGGCTTCGCTGCGGCCCTCCGCTGGCGTCCGCGGCAGTTCCCCGCCTATCGCTACTCGAACACCAACTATTCGGCGCTGGCGCTCCTTGTCGAGAAGCTGCGGGGAAAGGACATCGGTACTGTCATCGCCACGGACAACGTGAAACCGCTGGGGCTGAAGGACACCCTTATGTCCGGCGGCACCCCCGGACCGCAACGGATGATCCACGGCTACACCAAGGAAAAGGGCGAACTGTCAGAGGGCACGCTTGCTCCGTTCCACGCAGGTTCCCCCGACACGGGGATGATTTCCACAGTGCCCGAGCTCAACACCTATTTCGCCGCCCTGCAGAAAGGGACGCTGCTGACGCGCCAGAGCGTGGAGGAGGTGCATCATCCGAAATATGAAGAGTTCGGCCTGGGCGTGGTCCGCCGTTATGACGAATGCTCCAACAATGCCTACTTCGGCCATATCGGAGTGGTGCGGGGGTACGCCGCGCTGGCCCTGATCAGCGCAGACGGGTCCCGCCAGGTTGCCATGACGGTGGCCCGCGCACCATCAGAAGAGCTGATTGGTTTTGATGACCCGCAGTCCATCGAGATGTCTGAAGCGGCGGTGGAGGCTCTCAACCTGGCCTGCTAG
- a CDS encoding MFS transporter: MSHKPRTGLAVAGLSLGTALNPLNSSMIAVALVVLRTDFGLDVATVTWVITSFYLSSAAGQPLMGKLADRFGPRRMFMLGMGLVAVTCALAPFSPNFALLCVARAVMALGTATAYPSAVVMVGAIVREASAGQRSKAESSRPLGYIQMANTSAAAVGPVIGGLLVGFVGWEALFLINVPLALAALLIVRQAAPADAARERGSFLALVRDSDIPGILGFVGSLLLVMMALLDVAPGYRWWLLGAGTVIAALFVWRELGFSPPFLDLRLLGRNRPLMLVYVGFAVFNSVYYFVFFGLPQLLQESAGYNPGVVGLLMLPLAAASVLATPWAVRAMGKFGVRRVLIAGVVLLAVAAALMGLLTGSLAIPLVLALTALMGVPFGAVSIASNQGMFVSTRPEERGIAAGIFQTCRYVGAITATVLIGVFAAGGVDQASWGLMVVAMLVLSVVAFGVTLLWRERQG, encoded by the coding sequence GTGAGCCATAAACCCCGGACCGGGCTGGCCGTCGCCGGCCTAAGCCTGGGTACGGCGCTGAACCCGCTCAACTCGTCGATGATCGCGGTCGCCCTGGTGGTGCTCCGCACGGACTTCGGGCTCGACGTCGCCACGGTCACCTGGGTGATTACCTCCTTCTACCTCAGCTCCGCTGCTGGCCAGCCGCTGATGGGCAAGCTCGCGGACAGGTTCGGTCCGCGCCGGATGTTTATGCTCGGCATGGGACTGGTGGCGGTGACCTGTGCGCTCGCTCCCTTTTCGCCGAACTTCGCGTTGCTCTGCGTTGCCCGGGCCGTCATGGCACTGGGCACGGCCACGGCATATCCCAGCGCGGTGGTGATGGTGGGAGCCATCGTACGGGAGGCCAGCGCCGGGCAGCGGTCCAAGGCCGAATCGTCGCGACCGCTGGGCTATATCCAGATGGCCAACACGTCTGCGGCGGCTGTGGGGCCGGTCATTGGTGGCCTGCTGGTGGGCTTCGTCGGCTGGGAGGCCCTGTTCCTCATCAACGTTCCCTTGGCGTTGGCGGCGTTGCTGATCGTGCGGCAGGCGGCTCCGGCAGATGCGGCACGGGAACGCGGGAGCTTCCTGGCACTGGTCCGCGACTCGGACATTCCGGGCATCCTGGGTTTCGTCGGTTCCCTCCTGCTGGTGATGATGGCACTGCTTGACGTGGCGCCCGGTTACCGCTGGTGGCTGCTGGGTGCCGGAACCGTGATCGCTGCACTGTTTGTCTGGCGTGAACTGGGCTTCAGCCCGCCGTTCCTGGACCTGCGGCTCCTGGGCCGGAACCGGCCGCTGATGCTCGTGTACGTAGGTTTCGCCGTATTCAACAGCGTCTACTATTTTGTGTTCTTTGGCCTGCCCCAATTGCTCCAGGAATCGGCGGGCTACAACCCGGGCGTGGTCGGCCTGCTGATGCTGCCGCTGGCCGCCGCCTCGGTCCTTGCCACCCCGTGGGCCGTGCGGGCAATGGGAAAGTTCGGCGTGCGGCGCGTGCTGATCGCCGGTGTCGTTCTCCTTGCTGTGGCAGCCGCCCTCATGGGGCTCCTGACCGGCTCGCTGGCCATCCCGCTGGTCCTGGCACTCACGGCGCTGATGGGTGTTCCGTTCGGGGCGGTGAGTATTGCCTCAAACCAGGGCATGTTCGTCTCCACCCGCCCGGAGGAACGCGGAATCGCCGCAGGTATCTTCCAGACGTGCCGGTATGTGGGTGCCATTACGGCGACGGTGCTGATCGGGGTGTTCGCGGCCGGCGGCGTGGATCAGGCGAGCTGGGGGCTGATGGTGGTGGCCATGCTGGTCCTTAGCGTGGTGGCTTTCGGCGTGACGCTCTTGTGGCGGGAGCGGCAAGGCTAG
- a CDS encoding GNAT family N-acetyltransferase, whose protein sequence is MNDVTIRHNPERHRFEVLTGGVVVGKAAYRDYDGGSAPQRIFYHTVINEEYGGQGLAGKLAKTALTDTVAAGRAIVPVCPYIKKYVRKHPDYAAATVAVTPAHLEFLNTALAARA, encoded by the coding sequence GTGAATGATGTGACCATCCGCCACAACCCGGAGCGGCACCGCTTCGAAGTCCTCACCGGCGGCGTTGTTGTTGGTAAAGCCGCGTACAGGGATTACGACGGCGGCAGCGCACCGCAGCGGATCTTCTATCACACCGTGATCAACGAGGAATACGGCGGCCAGGGGCTCGCAGGCAAGCTCGCGAAAACGGCGCTCACAGACACAGTCGCCGCGGGCCGGGCCATCGTCCCGGTCTGCCCGTACATCAAGAAATACGTCCGCAAGCACCCGGACTATGCCGCTGCCACGGTGGCTGTCACCCCTGCCCACCTGGAATTCCTCAACACGGCCCTGGCGGCCCGGGCCTGA
- a CDS encoding CPBP family intramembrane glutamic endopeptidase, protein MNTIHHLDPASQAPMAEGPDATAITLGQAFRVLLFVGLYVAVPAAGILAVGLLRLVDFTPASLILAVLVGATAAAMLALYVHLIRKYGLSVGDLGFRRLSPRMFHLLWQVPAAIIASACVQGMSLAAFGQFGLDTSAVGASNSPLSLVTGLPVAFIILAVVIASVLTPLWEEVLFRGAILSGLLRRFGPFLAVVLSAAVFASVHLVVLTFPYLFCLGIALALLRTFHRNLWAPVVLHAVNNGLVALIVVTAL, encoded by the coding sequence ATGAACACCATTCACCACCTGGACCCGGCATCACAGGCACCAATGGCTGAGGGCCCGGACGCCACGGCGATCACACTCGGGCAGGCGTTCCGGGTGCTGTTGTTCGTGGGGCTGTACGTCGCGGTGCCGGCGGCCGGAATCCTGGCTGTGGGCCTCCTGCGCCTTGTTGACTTCACCCCGGCTTCGTTGATCTTGGCGGTCCTCGTCGGCGCCACCGCAGCCGCCATGCTCGCGCTGTACGTCCACCTGATCCGAAAATATGGGCTCAGCGTCGGCGATCTGGGCTTCCGGCGCCTCTCGCCACGGATGTTCCATCTGCTGTGGCAGGTTCCCGCCGCCATCATCGCTTCGGCCTGCGTTCAGGGAATGTCATTGGCTGCTTTTGGACAGTTCGGTCTGGACACGTCCGCAGTGGGCGCCTCCAATAGCCCGCTGTCTCTGGTGACCGGCTTGCCCGTTGCGTTCATAATCCTGGCCGTCGTTATTGCTTCCGTGCTCACGCCCCTGTGGGAGGAAGTTCTGTTCCGGGGTGCCATCCTCAGCGGCCTCCTGCGCCGGTTCGGGCCGTTCCTGGCGGTTGTGCTGTCCGCTGCGGTCTTTGCGTCCGTCCACCTGGTGGTGCTCACCTTTCCGTATCTCTTCTGCTTAGGCATCGCGCTGGCGCTCCTGCGCACGTTCCACCGGAATCTTTGGGCACCGGTGGTCCTCCACGCCGTCAACAACGGACTTGTGGCGCTGATCGTTGTGACAGCGCTGTGA
- a CDS encoding ATP-dependent DNA helicase RecQ, whose translation MSENPALSALATSAFSLPKLRDGQLAGMGALVTGRDVLAVMPTGYGKSAIYQVAALHLHRETGRPAVVVSPLIALQDDQVDGLTEALGEDAAVAINSSHTDAEVEDAWQKVEFGRAAFLFLAPEQLARKETVERIAAVKPALFVVDEAHCVSSWGHDFRPDYLTLGTVREQLGNPPAAALTATASPPVREEIAERLGMKDPLVLVHGFDRPNITLDVVRHHEEKEKRRAVVDQVVALVLGHGTGTGTGAGKRQHGLLYAATRKDTEKYAAKLLAAGLRAEAYHAGRAAADRERILDLFMDDQLDVVVATTAFGMGIDKPNVRFVIHADIPESLDAYYQELGRAGRDGQPASAVLHYRAEDLGLRKFFGTHNPDPEALLAVLKALRTADGPVFASSLAVLTGFKPRRMTGLLNQLQDAGAVTSGKRGVRLTSKAKPAALVQRAVELAEARQRADQSRLHMMRGYAETDGCRRQFLLGYFGEDLPEPCGNCDTCNDGTRHGALQPQAVTRDGGVPGNAADVPFPLQSPVTHKKWGAGLVMRYEDDVITVLFEREGYKTLSREAVMKRKLLKPA comes from the coding sequence ATGTCCGAGAATCCTGCGCTGAGCGCGCTTGCTACCTCCGCTTTCTCCCTGCCAAAGCTCCGTGACGGTCAACTCGCCGGGATGGGCGCGCTCGTCACCGGCCGCGACGTCCTGGCCGTGATGCCCACCGGCTACGGCAAGTCCGCGATCTACCAGGTGGCGGCCCTTCACCTCCACCGGGAAACGGGACGCCCCGCCGTCGTGGTTTCGCCCCTGATCGCCCTCCAGGACGATCAGGTCGACGGGCTCACCGAGGCACTCGGCGAGGATGCCGCCGTCGCCATCAACTCCTCGCACACCGACGCGGAAGTGGAGGATGCGTGGCAGAAAGTCGAGTTCGGCCGCGCCGCTTTCCTTTTCCTGGCGCCCGAGCAGCTGGCCAGGAAGGAAACAGTGGAGCGGATTGCAGCTGTCAAGCCTGCACTTTTTGTGGTGGATGAGGCGCACTGCGTTTCGTCCTGGGGACACGATTTCCGCCCCGATTACCTGACCCTGGGAACGGTGCGGGAGCAGCTGGGCAATCCCCCGGCCGCCGCGTTGACTGCCACAGCTTCCCCTCCCGTCCGGGAGGAGATTGCGGAACGGCTGGGCATGAAGGATCCGCTGGTCCTTGTCCACGGCTTTGACCGGCCCAACATCACCCTGGACGTGGTCAGGCACCATGAGGAGAAGGAAAAACGCCGCGCGGTGGTGGACCAGGTCGTCGCCCTGGTCCTCGGACACGGCACCGGCACCGGCACCGGCGCCGGAAAACGGCAGCATGGGTTGCTTTACGCTGCCACCCGCAAGGACACGGAGAAGTACGCCGCCAAGCTGCTGGCGGCGGGGCTTCGTGCCGAGGCCTACCATGCAGGCCGCGCCGCCGCAGACCGCGAGCGGATCCTGGACCTGTTTATGGACGACCAACTGGATGTGGTGGTGGCCACCACGGCGTTCGGGATGGGGATTGATAAGCCCAACGTCCGGTTTGTGATCCACGCGGACATTCCCGAATCCCTGGATGCGTACTATCAGGAGCTGGGCCGGGCCGGACGCGACGGCCAGCCGGCGTCGGCAGTTCTCCATTACCGCGCCGAGGACCTGGGCCTGCGAAAGTTCTTTGGCACCCACAACCCGGACCCGGAGGCGTTGCTGGCAGTTCTCAAGGCCCTGCGAACGGCGGACGGGCCCGTGTTCGCGTCCTCACTCGCCGTCCTCACCGGCTTTAAGCCCCGCCGGATGACCGGCCTCCTGAATCAGTTGCAGGACGCCGGTGCCGTCACCTCCGGCAAGCGGGGCGTCCGGCTCACCTCCAAAGCGAAACCGGCCGCACTGGTGCAACGCGCCGTCGAGCTCGCCGAAGCGCGGCAGCGGGCGGACCAGTCCCGGCTCCACATGATGCGCGGCTACGCCGAGACTGACGGCTGCCGCCGCCAGTTCCTGCTGGGATACTTCGGCGAGGACCTCCCGGAACCGTGCGGCAACTGCGATACCTGCAACGACGGCACGCGGCACGGTGCGCTGCAACCGCAGGCGGTAACGCGCGACGGCGGCGTGCCCGGCAATGCTGCCGATGTGCCGTTTCCGCTTCAATCCCCGGTGACCCACAAAAAGTGGGGAGCCGGGCTGGTGATGCGCTACGAGGACGACGTCATCACCGTCCTGTTCGAGCGGGAAGGCTACAAAACGCTCTCCCGGGAGGCCGTCATGAAGCGGAAACTTCTGAAGCCTGCTTAG
- a CDS encoding DUF6457 domain-containing protein — translation MPVDENEAQVLDQWTHRLAQALQILDLEVDQDILLDLARKSADSVIHAAAPVTTFLVGYAAGLDAGTQGGAGSKASSAAAITRAADVASRLCEDGHDGGPAAKGWADTGQ, via the coding sequence ATGCCCGTTGACGAGAACGAAGCGCAGGTCCTGGACCAGTGGACCCACCGGCTGGCCCAGGCACTGCAGATCCTGGACCTGGAAGTCGACCAGGACATCCTGCTTGACCTGGCCAGGAAATCTGCCGACTCCGTCATCCACGCGGCCGCACCGGTGACCACGTTCCTGGTGGGTTATGCCGCAGGGCTCGACGCCGGCACCCAGGGCGGCGCTGGCTCAAAGGCTTCATCAGCCGCGGCAATTACCAGAGCGGCCGACGTCGCGTCCCGGCTCTGCGAGGACGGTCACGACGGCGGCCCGGCGGCTAAGGGCTGGGCAGACACCGGGCAGTAG
- a CDS encoding SRPBCC family protein, which yields MAPYEVTRSALIPAPPEEVFPLVNSFLEWTKWSPWENVDPELDRSYSGNDAGVGARYAWSGNRKAGSGTMEIVESDFPRSIKVRLEFIKPFKAVNPTSFAFTPSDGGTLVTWRMTGENKGLAKIFGLFMNMDKFIGADFERGLAALSTAVRAKTA from the coding sequence ATGGCACCTTACGAAGTCACCCGCAGCGCCCTCATCCCTGCCCCGCCGGAAGAGGTGTTTCCGCTCGTTAACAGCTTTCTGGAGTGGACTAAATGGTCGCCGTGGGAGAACGTTGATCCGGAGCTGGACCGTTCGTATTCCGGTAACGACGCCGGCGTTGGCGCACGCTATGCCTGGAGCGGCAACCGCAAGGCCGGCAGCGGGACCATGGAAATTGTTGAGTCCGATTTCCCCCGGAGCATCAAAGTGAGGCTCGAATTCATCAAGCCGTTCAAGGCCGTCAACCCCACGTCGTTCGCCTTTACGCCGTCCGACGGCGGCACGCTGGTCACATGGCGGATGACCGGCGAGAACAAGGGCCTCGCGAAAATCTTTGGCCTGTTTATGAACATGGACAAGTTCATCGGGGCCGACTTCGAACGCGGTCTTGCCGCACTCTCCACCGCTGTGAGGGCTAAGACAGCCTGA
- a CDS encoding FdhF/YdeP family oxidoreductase — translation MARKNPKVEEVNEADIEVTGHPKTWVAGVPGVYHSMEPALTHMGVSRAAKTLLALNQKDGFDCMSCAWPDPGHRKTFEFCENGAKAVTWEATPVVIGSEFWAEHPVSELRQRSEYWLGMQGRLTEPVYKPAGEDHYRPVSWDQAFTIVGDKLKGLASSDQATFYTSGRTSNEAAFLYQLFVRAYGTNNLPDCSNMCHESSGWAMGQTIGVGKATIAYDDFAKADLIIIMGQNPGTNHPRMLTALEEAKEAGASIVAVNPLPEAGLMRYKNPQKVKGIVGRGTDLADQFLQVRLGGDMALMQAVSKRVLDAEAANPGTVLDHQFLAEHCEGLEELQAHLAGLDEAAVLRATGLRAEEIDELADRYLRADKVIITWAMGITQHKNAVATIKEIINLLLLRGNMGKPGAGASPIRGHSNVQGDRTMGIWEQMPPAFMDALGKEFSFDPPHEHGIDAVETVRQMRDGGIKVFVAMGGNFVGAISDTDAAFAAMENTDLSVQISTKLNRSHTVTGAEALILPTLGRTEIDMQESGAQFVSVEDTVSAVHASHGTVRPVAPDLLSEVAIVTRLARKVVGDSVQADWAGFEKNYDLIRDHIAHVVSGCEDYNRKIRQDGGFVLPNGPRDSREFNTPTGKAMLTVNELEHVERPAGTLILQSMRSHDQFNTTIYGNNDRYRGIKKGREVVFVSPEDLAELGLNDGQHVDIHGIYQDNVDRVLRNFRVVSYPTARGCAAAYYPEANVLVPLDSVAEGSQTPVSKAVIVRLEPAAVAPAVT, via the coding sequence GTGGCACGCAAAAATCCGAAGGTGGAAGAGGTTAACGAGGCCGACATCGAGGTCACGGGCCACCCGAAGACGTGGGTCGCCGGGGTTCCGGGCGTGTACCACTCGATGGAACCCGCCCTGACGCATATGGGCGTGAGCCGGGCCGCGAAGACGCTGCTGGCACTGAACCAGAAAGACGGCTTCGACTGCATGAGCTGCGCCTGGCCGGATCCCGGCCACCGCAAGACTTTCGAGTTCTGCGAGAACGGTGCCAAGGCTGTCACCTGGGAAGCAACGCCGGTGGTGATCGGCTCCGAGTTCTGGGCCGAACATCCCGTGAGTGAACTGCGGCAGCGGTCAGAGTACTGGCTGGGCATGCAGGGCCGCCTCACCGAGCCGGTCTACAAGCCTGCGGGGGAGGACCACTACCGCCCGGTCAGCTGGGATCAGGCGTTTACCATCGTCGGGGACAAGCTCAAGGGACTCGCCAGCTCGGACCAGGCCACGTTCTACACCAGCGGCCGGACCTCCAACGAAGCAGCCTTCCTGTACCAGCTCTTTGTCCGGGCGTACGGCACCAACAACCTGCCGGACTGCTCCAACATGTGCCACGAATCCTCCGGCTGGGCGATGGGCCAGACCATCGGCGTCGGCAAGGCAACCATCGCCTACGACGACTTCGCCAAGGCGGACCTGATCATCATCATGGGCCAGAACCCGGGCACCAACCACCCCCGGATGCTCACGGCCCTGGAGGAGGCCAAGGAGGCAGGGGCAAGCATCGTGGCCGTGAATCCTCTGCCCGAGGCCGGGCTGATGCGCTACAAGAACCCGCAGAAGGTCAAGGGGATCGTGGGCCGGGGCACCGACCTGGCCGACCAGTTCCTGCAGGTGCGGCTGGGCGGCGACATGGCCCTGATGCAGGCGGTCTCCAAGCGCGTCCTCGACGCCGAGGCTGCCAACCCGGGCACCGTGCTGGATCACCAGTTCCTCGCGGAGCACTGCGAGGGGCTGGAGGAGCTGCAGGCCCACCTGGCCGGGCTTGATGAAGCCGCAGTCCTCAGGGCAACGGGCCTGCGTGCCGAGGAGATTGACGAGCTCGCGGACCGCTACCTGCGGGCAGACAAGGTGATCATCACCTGGGCCATGGGCATCACCCAGCACAAGAACGCCGTGGCCACCATCAAGGAAATCATCAACCTGCTGCTGCTGCGCGGCAACATGGGCAAGCCCGGCGCCGGCGCCTCGCCAATCCGCGGGCACAGCAACGTCCAGGGCGACCGGACCATGGGCATCTGGGAGCAGATGCCGCCGGCCTTTATGGACGCCCTGGGCAAGGAGTTCAGCTTCGACCCGCCGCATGAGCACGGCATCGACGCCGTGGAAACCGTCCGGCAAATGCGCGACGGCGGGATCAAGGTTTTTGTGGCTATGGGCGGCAACTTCGTGGGAGCCATTTCGGACACCGACGCGGCGTTTGCGGCGATGGAGAACACCGACCTGTCCGTCCAGATTTCCACCAAGCTGAACCGCTCGCACACGGTGACCGGGGCCGAAGCGCTGATCCTGCCCACGCTGGGCCGTACCGAGATCGACATGCAGGAATCCGGTGCGCAGTTTGTCTCCGTGGAGGACACCGTCTCCGCAGTGCACGCCTCGCACGGCACCGTCAGGCCGGTGGCACCGGACCTGCTGTCAGAAGTTGCGATCGTCACCAGGCTGGCGCGGAAGGTGGTGGGGGATTCAGTCCAGGCGGACTGGGCCGGGTTTGAGAAGAATTACGACCTGATCCGGGACCACATCGCGCACGTAGTCAGTGGCTGCGAGGACTACAACCGCAAGATCCGGCAGGACGGCGGCTTTGTGCTGCCCAACGGGCCCCGGGATTCGCGGGAGTTCAACACGCCAACGGGTAAAGCCATGCTGACAGTCAACGAGCTGGAGCACGTAGAGCGGCCCGCCGGCACCCTGATCCTGCAGAGCATGCGCTCGCACGACCAGTTCAACACCACCATCTACGGCAATAACGACCGTTACCGGGGCATTAAGAAAGGCCGCGAGGTGGTGTTCGTCAGCCCTGAAGACCTGGCCGAACTGGGGCTGAACGACGGACAGCACGTGGACATCCACGGGATTTACCAGGACAACGTGGACCGTGTCCTGCGCAACTTCCGTGTGGTTTCGTATCCCACCGCCCGCGGCTGTGCTGCCGCGTACTACCCCGAAGCCAACGTGCTTGTTCCGCTGGACAGTGTGGCGGAGGGCAGCCAGACGCCCGTTTCCAAGGCCGTGATCGTCCGGCTGGAGCCGGCCGCGGTGGCGCCTGCCGTCACATAA